One genomic segment of Alkalimarinus alittae includes these proteins:
- the sodB gene encoding superoxide dismutase [Fe], whose product MAFELPALPYAQDALAPHISAETLEYHHGKHHKTYVDKLNGMVPGTEFEGKTLEEIIKSSSGPVFNNAAQIWNHTFYWNCLSPNGGGAPTGAVADAINAAFGSFEAFQTQLNDKAVNNFGASWTWLVKNADGSLEIVNTSNAGTPMTAGQTALLTVDLWEHAYYIDYRNARPAYLDAFWKLVNWEFVTQNLAA is encoded by the coding sequence ATGGCTTTTGAATTACCTGCACTACCTTACGCACAAGATGCCTTAGCACCTCACATCTCTGCAGAAACATTAGAATATCACCACGGCAAGCACCACAAAACGTATGTTGATAAGTTAAACGGTATGGTTCCGGGTACTGAATTTGAAGGAAAGACGCTTGAAGAAATCATCAAATCTTCAAGCGGCCCGGTTTTCAACAACGCAGCACAAATCTGGAACCACACATTCTACTGGAATTGCCTAAGCCCAAATGGCGGTGGCGCTCCAACAGGTGCTGTAGCAGATGCAATCAACGCTGCATTTGGATCTTTCGAAGCATTCCAAACTCAGCTTAACGACAAAGCAGTTAACAACTTTGGCGCAAGCTGGACTTGGTTAGTTAAGAATGCTGATGGATCGTTAGAAATTGTTAACACTAGCAACGCAGGTACCCCCATGACTGCAGGTCAAACAGCACTATTGACTGTAGACCTTTGGGAACACGCTTACTACATTGACTACCGTAACGCACGCCCTGCTTATTTAGATGCATTCTGGAAGCTTGTAAACTGGGAATTTGTTACACAAAACCTAGCGGCTTAA
- the purE gene encoding 5-(carboxyamino)imidazole ribonucleotide mutase, whose protein sequence is MQPLVGLIMGSKSDWPTMENAATMLDKLGIAYEAKVVSAHRTPDLLFDYAKSAESKGIQVIIAGAGGAAHLPGMVASQTSLPVLGVPVQSRTLNGVDSLLSIAQMPGGVAVGTLAIGKAGATNAGLLAGQILALQNPSIKKAVDEFRANQTQTILDNPDPRGESKRVAK, encoded by the coding sequence ATGCAACCACTTGTTGGCCTAATCATGGGTTCAAAGTCAGACTGGCCCACCATGGAAAACGCCGCAACGATGCTTGATAAATTAGGTATCGCTTACGAAGCCAAGGTTGTTTCAGCGCATCGTACACCCGATTTACTATTTGATTATGCTAAAAGCGCTGAGTCCAAAGGTATTCAAGTTATTATTGCGGGTGCGGGTGGTGCTGCCCACCTACCAGGCATGGTCGCGTCCCAAACATCATTGCCTGTGCTAGGAGTTCCTGTTCAGTCGCGTACACTTAACGGTGTTGATTCTTTATTATCCATTGCCCAAATGCCGGGCGGAGTGGCCGTTGGCACACTTGCAATAGGCAAAGCAGGCGCAACTAACGCAGGTTTACTTGCCGGCCAGATTCTGGCACTGCAAAACCCATCAATCAAAAAAGCAGTTGATGAATTTAGAGCTAATCAAACTCAAACTATTTTGGACAACCCTGACCCTAGAGGCGAGTCAAAGAGAGTAGCAAAATGA
- a CDS encoding FprA family A-type flavoprotein, which produces MLATTLYNKSHRWIIFGRDPGKPEKIIDTNQVLITSGEHSILLDPGGIELFAPMLAATLKYVPIDHITHIFASHQDPDIISSLGLWDQVVPNAKLHCPWLWEGFVRHFGMNNIEYTPIKDQGGTIKVGNIELQFIPAHYLHSSGNFNVYDPVAKILFSGDIGAALEAPDAPFEIEDFNEQIDKMQLFHQRWMPSNRAKQDWIRRIRKLDIDIMIPQHGRIFRGENVGKFLDWFEALEVGVAIQ; this is translated from the coding sequence ATGCTGGCAACAACGCTCTACAATAAAAGTCATCGATGGATCATATTTGGCCGAGACCCAGGAAAGCCGGAAAAAATAATTGATACCAACCAAGTGCTAATTACGTCTGGCGAGCATTCAATTTTGCTCGACCCAGGCGGTATAGAGCTATTTGCGCCCATGCTGGCTGCAACCCTCAAATATGTGCCGATAGATCATATCACTCATATATTTGCATCTCACCAAGACCCAGACATTATTTCATCTCTTGGGTTATGGGATCAGGTAGTGCCAAACGCCAAACTCCACTGTCCCTGGCTTTGGGAAGGCTTTGTTCGCCATTTTGGAATGAATAATATTGAGTACACGCCAATTAAAGATCAGGGTGGAACGATTAAAGTCGGCAACATAGAGCTGCAATTTATCCCCGCTCATTATCTTCATTCTTCGGGTAATTTTAATGTTTATGACCCGGTCGCTAAAATACTTTTTTCGGGCGATATAGGCGCTGCACTTGAAGCACCCGATGCACCTTTTGAGATCGAAGACTTCAACGAACAAATTGACAAAATGCAGCTCTTCCACCAGCGCTGGATGCCATCAAACAGAGCTAAGCAGGACTGGATACGCCGCATTAGAAAACTAGACATTGACATCATGATCCCACAACACGGTCGAATATTCAGAGGGGAAAATGTCGGGAAGTTTCTCGATTGGTTTGAAGCGTTAGAAGTGGGCGTCGCTATACAGTAG
- a CDS encoding putative bifunctional diguanylate cyclase/phosphodiesterase: MTEMHPQNQRLSIKLLRWVILTALIAGGVLSIGQISLDAFRAMDELDTQATQILDVVKDPATQAVYSLDPELAKQVVEGLFQQREIRYAGIGHPDETLLAEKVRDLRKAPFRWLTDPIFGKEKQFKVQLIKDEGEQVYYGDLVITIDTAYKSKLFLDRSVIVFASGLLRAAILAAILFLVYHYLLTRPLSNIIQSLLRVNPSEPSRQTIPAPKNHENDELGVWVSTANDLLEEISDNQQKRRAAEARVLKLSQYDPLTGLPNRLMFRNHLQSSLEDARRAGHKVAVLCCGIDDFKSINSQFNYTVGDKLLQAFAERLSNNNGALHTASRLGGDQFSLIQYNIHNAYNVAELAEKLLNRLNEPFLIDDLSINLYTTIGITIFPDDGETADDLLQKSEQTMTLAKTVSRNQFQFYVASVDSEMRERKQMEKDLHQALLNNEFHIVFQPQIDYKNHTIIGAEVLLRWVHPTRGFIPPDIFIPIAEDNGSIVGIGNWVLDQACKQAAIWQKKGHCIKLAINLSAVQLRDTTIDKHIKDTLAKHHIEPQYLEVEITETGVMEDVSKAISTLNSIKDHGVSTAIDDFGTGYSSLSYLKKLPIDKVKIDKQFVHDLLIDEDDTSIVNAVIQLSKSLHLKVIAEGVETEEQEAYLVSRGCDMGQGYFYSRPVPADEFLTYLLAYDKKNTEKNV, translated from the coding sequence ATGACTGAGATGCACCCTCAAAATCAGCGCCTATCTATCAAACTCCTTCGGTGGGTTATTCTAACTGCTCTCATCGCGGGGGGGGTATTAAGTATCGGGCAAATATCTTTAGATGCCTTTAGAGCGATGGATGAGCTTGACACTCAAGCAACCCAAATTCTTGACGTTGTCAAAGACCCTGCAACCCAAGCGGTGTACAGCCTTGACCCTGAACTTGCAAAGCAAGTAGTTGAAGGACTATTCCAGCAAAGGGAAATACGTTACGCAGGTATTGGGCACCCCGATGAAACGCTGTTGGCAGAAAAGGTGCGAGACTTACGTAAAGCGCCTTTTCGTTGGCTCACAGACCCTATTTTTGGTAAAGAAAAACAGTTTAAAGTTCAGTTGATTAAAGACGAGGGTGAGCAGGTTTACTATGGCGACTTAGTCATTACAATCGATACAGCCTACAAGTCAAAGCTCTTTTTAGATCGCTCTGTCATTGTTTTCGCCTCAGGTCTTCTTAGAGCGGCGATATTAGCGGCTATTTTGTTTCTGGTTTATCACTACCTACTTACACGTCCTCTATCCAACATTATCCAGTCGCTATTAAGGGTTAACCCTTCTGAACCCAGCAGGCAGACCATTCCAGCCCCAAAAAATCATGAGAATGATGAGCTTGGTGTTTGGGTTAGCACAGCTAACGACCTCCTTGAAGAAATTTCAGACAACCAACAGAAAAGAAGAGCTGCAGAAGCCAGAGTTCTCAAACTCTCTCAATACGACCCTTTAACTGGCCTACCCAATAGGCTGATGTTTAGAAACCATCTTCAAAGTTCACTTGAAGATGCTCGCCGAGCGGGCCATAAGGTCGCCGTATTATGTTGCGGTATAGATGATTTTAAATCCATTAATAGCCAATTCAACTATACCGTCGGCGACAAGCTACTTCAGGCGTTTGCAGAAAGACTATCCAATAACAATGGTGCATTACATACCGCATCTAGACTGGGCGGTGATCAGTTTTCATTAATCCAATACAACATCCACAACGCTTATAATGTGGCTGAATTAGCTGAAAAATTACTTAACCGCCTTAATGAACCCTTTTTGATTGATGACTTAAGTATTAATTTATATACCACCATTGGCATTACTATCTTTCCTGATGACGGAGAGACTGCAGATGACTTATTACAGAAATCTGAGCAGACAATGACACTGGCCAAAACGGTTAGCCGTAATCAGTTTCAGTTTTACGTTGCCAGCGTTGATAGTGAAATGCGTGAAAGAAAGCAGATGGAAAAAGATCTCCATCAAGCGCTTCTAAATAATGAATTTCATATCGTTTTTCAACCGCAAATTGACTACAAGAACCACACAATCATTGGTGCCGAAGTATTACTTAGGTGGGTTCATCCTACTCGTGGCTTTATCCCCCCTGATATCTTCATTCCCATTGCAGAAGATAACGGATCAATCGTTGGTATTGGAAACTGGGTTCTCGATCAAGCTTGCAAACAAGCTGCCATCTGGCAAAAGAAAGGACACTGTATCAAGCTGGCTATTAACTTATCGGCGGTCCAGCTAAGGGACACAACGATTGATAAGCACATTAAAGATACACTAGCAAAACACCATATCGAACCGCAGTATCTAGAGGTTGAGATTACAGAAACAGGCGTTATGGAAGACGTCAGTAAAGCCATTAGCACACTTAACAGCATTAAAGATCACGGTGTGTCGACCGCTATTGATGATTTTGGAACAGGTTACTCTTCATTGAGTTACCTTAAAAAACTGCCGATCGATAAAGTAAAAATTGATAAGCAGTTTGTGCATGACCTTCTGATTGATGAGGATGATACAAGCATCGTTAATGCCGTTATTCAGCTAAGTAAGAGTTTACACTTAAAGGTTATTGCAGAAGGCGTTGAGACAGAAGAGCAAGAGGCTTATTTAGTAAGTCGAGGATGCGACATGGGCCAAGGCTATTTTTATAGTAGACCCGTACCCGCCGACGAGTTCTTAACTTACCTTTTGGCTTACGATAAAAAGAATACCGAAAAAAATGTTTAA
- a CDS encoding acyl-CoA dehydrogenase family protein: MTKHKSVEHLLQKLIQQPYLKGADDLPLVEWYRKMRVDTEGLETQGLSALQGGFYANSAGQAFVFGYEVAIQRLTGLDTQEYLAAFCVTENKSAHPQAMQTSLTKKRDGQWMLTGKKDFVTMACNAKWLLVAAKSGLSGDGRNQIKLVKVDVSASGVDVLTHPPLPFIPDVSHGAVTFDSVLVEGKDIYPGDGYANFVKPFRWFEDINVFISLTGYLLKLALTNQWPVSSKVEIMSILVTLVGLQQMDADEPMAHILMFDQAAKLACWLDNYDDEWEGVSSPVAAAWKRDRGIMSVANYARSARYKKALSRMALA; the protein is encoded by the coding sequence ATGACAAAGCATAAATCCGTTGAGCATTTGCTACAGAAATTGATACAGCAACCTTATCTTAAAGGTGCTGACGATTTACCCCTTGTTGAATGGTATCGGAAGATGAGGGTCGATACTGAAGGGTTAGAAACCCAAGGACTAAGTGCTCTGCAAGGTGGCTTTTACGCTAATAGTGCGGGTCAGGCATTTGTTTTTGGGTATGAAGTTGCGATACAGCGTTTAACTGGGTTGGATACTCAGGAATATTTGGCCGCCTTTTGTGTGACAGAAAATAAAAGTGCGCATCCTCAGGCAATGCAGACATCTTTAACTAAAAAGCGCGATGGGCAATGGATGCTTACTGGGAAAAAAGACTTTGTAACCATGGCTTGTAATGCTAAGTGGCTTCTTGTGGCGGCAAAGTCGGGTCTATCGGGTGATGGGCGTAACCAAATCAAGCTCGTTAAAGTGGATGTGTCTGCTTCTGGGGTGGATGTTTTAACGCACCCGCCTTTACCTTTTATTCCTGATGTGAGTCATGGGGCTGTTACATTCGACTCGGTATTGGTAGAGGGTAAGGATATTTACCCAGGTGATGGTTATGCCAACTTTGTAAAACCATTTCGGTGGTTTGAAGATATCAATGTATTTATTTCATTGACAGGGTATCTATTAAAACTAGCGCTGACGAATCAGTGGCCTGTGTCGTCTAAGGTAGAAATTATGTCGATACTGGTAACGTTAGTAGGCTTGCAGCAGATGGATGCTGATGAGCCAATGGCACATATATTAATGTTTGATCAAGCGGCTAAGCTGGCGTGTTGGCTAGATAACTATGATGATGAGTGGGAAGGCGTTAGCTCACCTGTTGCAGCGGCATGGAAGAGGGATCGGGGTATTATGAGTGTAGCCAATTATGCTCGATCTGCGCGATATAAAAAGGCACTTAGCCGAATGGCGCTTGCTTAA
- a CDS encoding DUF2846 domain-containing protein: protein MLKRILQIAFVAVIVTFQTGCLYMAFEKHGGAFLVSVTGEQFVHIPNDQWDSTNNAMVYFYRPDSRWASEEIDAPSVFIDDHRYVSLRANGFTWLEMAPGPKQITMRRPIGLLLGFEGIGSFSLSKIVDAEFDLEAGKVYYFRYSEIQAPSQPNPDLDPEDTLAQGDMQLVSRDVAIKEIVKTRFIENEPPFAKNSAGTSIVEQNKKDAYEKEKARLELAKEEELEQLKADGHWKSTKWYWPFGGGPTKRTEADIELKELEKERENYLLALAAEENKGKTKWWWPFGNKQQEEEPQQEAL from the coding sequence ATGTTAAAAAGAATTTTACAAATTGCATTTGTTGCAGTCATTGTCACTTTTCAGACAGGTTGTTTGTATATGGCGTTTGAAAAGCACGGCGGCGCTTTTTTGGTGTCTGTAACGGGGGAGCAGTTTGTGCATATCCCTAATGACCAGTGGGACTCGACAAATAATGCGATGGTTTATTTTTATCGCCCCGATAGTCGTTGGGCTTCGGAAGAAATTGATGCTCCAAGTGTATTTATCGATGATCATCGTTATGTGAGTCTGCGTGCTAATGGGTTTACGTGGTTAGAGATGGCGCCAGGGCCTAAACAAATAACAATGAGAAGGCCGATAGGGTTGTTGCTAGGGTTTGAAGGGATTGGCAGCTTCTCGCTGAGTAAAATAGTAGACGCAGAGTTTGATTTAGAAGCGGGTAAGGTTTATTACTTCCGTTACTCAGAAATACAAGCACCATCACAGCCTAATCCTGATTTAGACCCAGAAGATACCTTGGCTCAAGGTGATATGCAGCTAGTCTCGCGTGATGTGGCGATTAAAGAAATAGTAAAAACTCGTTTTATTGAGAATGAACCCCCTTTTGCTAAAAACTCAGCCGGTACGTCTATTGTTGAGCAAAATAAAAAAGACGCCTATGAAAAAGAAAAGGCAAGATTAGAGCTCGCTAAAGAAGAAGAGTTGGAACAGTTAAAAGCGGATGGTCACTGGAAAAGCACTAAGTGGTATTGGCCGTTCGGTGGAGGCCCAACAAAACGAACTGAAGCCGATATCGAGCTCAAAGAACTTGAAAAAGAACGAGAGAATTACTTGTTAGCACTGGCGGCAGAAGAGAATAAAGGGAAGACAAAGTGGTGGTGGCCGTTTGGTAATAAGCAGCAAGAAGAAGAGCCGCAGCAAGAAGCGTTGTAA
- a CDS encoding 5-(carboxyamino)imidazole ribonucleotide synthase yields the protein MKIGVLGAGQLGRMLAIAGYPLEMSFSFYDTSGSPSVGFGDIIVDKGGSGDQLENFLQNVDVVTYEFEHLPLELTQAIEKQKPLYPSSKSIEVCQNRSKEKALFKTLGIPTANYRIATSADELAQAATELGCPVVAKSVTEGYDGKGQAVLRDVADAQTAWNSINHDAVIVESFINFSRELSIIAARSTNGEVAFYPLAENNHHDGILRYSIAPAPKVSMELQKQAQSYIKALINELNHVGVLTLELFETPEGLMANEMAPRVHNSGHWSIEGAASSQFENHLRAIAGLPLGNTDANKPTCMINIIAEKGDKEAILKLPYAHLHLYGKEERKGRKLGHVTVQADSYEELAWRVKNVASFLPGSPDFISSIS from the coding sequence ATGAAAATAGGCGTATTGGGTGCAGGTCAATTAGGGCGAATGCTTGCCATTGCAGGTTACCCTTTAGAAATGTCATTTAGCTTTTACGATACCAGCGGCTCACCTAGTGTTGGTTTTGGAGATATCATTGTCGATAAAGGCGGATCGGGTGATCAGTTAGAAAACTTTCTTCAAAATGTTGATGTGGTTACCTATGAGTTTGAGCATTTACCGCTTGAGCTCACTCAAGCCATCGAAAAACAAAAACCGCTTTATCCCTCTTCGAAGTCTATTGAAGTCTGTCAAAATAGATCGAAAGAAAAAGCATTATTTAAAACCCTAGGCATCCCTACTGCCAACTACCGTATCGCCACAAGTGCCGACGAACTCGCACAAGCTGCAACGGAACTCGGTTGCCCAGTCGTTGCCAAGTCAGTCACTGAAGGTTATGACGGTAAAGGTCAAGCGGTGCTTAGAGATGTTGCAGACGCTCAAACCGCTTGGAATTCAATCAATCACGACGCAGTTATCGTTGAATCATTTATAAATTTTTCGCGTGAACTATCTATCATCGCTGCGCGATCGACTAACGGCGAAGTCGCTTTTTACCCATTAGCTGAAAACAACCATCATGACGGTATATTGCGTTATTCAATCGCGCCTGCCCCAAAAGTATCAATGGAGCTTCAGAAGCAAGCCCAGAGCTACATCAAAGCACTGATTAACGAATTGAACCATGTCGGAGTGCTGACGCTGGAACTTTTCGAAACACCTGAAGGCTTAATGGCGAACGAAATGGCCCCTAGGGTTCATAACTCAGGGCACTGGTCTATCGAAGGTGCAGCAAGCAGTCAATTTGAAAACCACCTTAGAGCTATCGCGGGTTTACCATTAGGTAACACTGATGCCAACAAGCCTACCTGCATGATCAACATCATTGCAGAAAAAGGTGACAAAGAAGCCATTCTTAAACTCCCCTATGCCCACCTTCACCTTTACGGCAAAGAAGAGCGTAAAGGCAGAAAACTAGGTCATGTAACAGTTCAGGCTGACAGCTATGAAGAGCTAGCTTGGAGAGTTAAAAATGTTGCTTCATTTTTACCTGGCAGCCCCGATTTTATATCGTCCATCAGTTAA